The following are encoded in a window of Heterodontus francisci isolate sHetFra1 chromosome 2, sHetFra1.hap1, whole genome shotgun sequence genomic DNA:
- the id4 gene encoding DNA-binding protein inhibitor ID-4, with protein MKAVSDVPSLKKAGCGEMTLHCLSEHSLSIARCKMEEECLDLQYDMKDCYSKLKQLVPTIPPNKKVSKVEILQHVIDYILDLQLALEAHPALVRPQPAICASAPRNPLTALNTEQAGSKVRRQEDSILCR; from the exons ATGAAAGCAGTGAGTGATGTCCCTTCTCTGAAGAAAGCAGGATGCGGTGAGATGACATTGCATTGCCTGTCGGAGCACAGTCTCAGCATCGCTCGCTGCAAGATGGAAGAGGAGTGTCTGGATCTGCAGTATGACATGAAGGATTGCTATTCCAAGCTCAAGCAGCTGGTCCCCACCATCCCTCCGAACAAGAAGGTGAGCAAAGTGGAGATCCTGCAGCATGTGATCGACTACATCCTGGATCTGCAGCTGGCTTTGGAGGCGCACCCGGCTCTAGTGAGACCGCAGCCGGCGATCTGTGCGTCGGCGCCCCGGAATCCTCTGACAGCTCTCAACACTGAGCAG GCTGGGTCTAAAGTCAGAAGACAAGAGGACAGCATTCTGTGCcgctga